The window AAATGGCTGGATGGCGGAACTCAACGCCGCCCAGGACGCTCTGACGGAAGTCACCGGCAGCCGTCCGCGATTTTTCCGGCCGCCGGTAGGCTTGCGAAATCCTCTGTTGGATCCGGTACTCAAGCGTTTGGGGCTGCAATTAGCGAGTTGGACCCGGCGCGGCTTCGATACTATCGACGGCAATCCGCAAGTGGTTCTGGCAAAACTATTGAAAGACCTGAAGGCTGGCGACATTCTGTTATTGCATGACAGTAACGTCGCGCGGACCAGCAGCGGCCAGCCTGTGATTCTGGAGGTATTGCCGCCCCTGCTGGACACCATTACCGCCGAGAAGTTGCAACCGGTCACGTTAAGCGAAAGCTTCGATCGTTGCCAAAATCCCTAACGCACCCATCTGATTTCGGAGATTTAAGCCATGAATAAAACCTATGCCAGTGCAGCGTTGGCCCTGTTTCTGAGCGGTTGCGCGTTTCAAGCACCCGATTATTTACAAATGGTCACGGCGCCGGAGTTAAATCAGCTGATGCAACGTCAGGATATTTTTCTGGTGGACGTGCATACCCCGGAGCAGCGCCATATCAAAGGCACCGATGCGTTTATTCCTTACAACAGCGTCGAGAAACACCTGGATAAACTGCCCCAAGATAAAACCACCCCAATATATCTATATTGCGAAGGCGGCCCAATGGGGAATGCCGCCGCCAAAACGCTACACGAACTGGGTTACGAGCATTTAAGTAATCTGGAAGGAGGCAGCAAAGCTTGGGCAAAAGCAGGATTTGGGTTTGAATAGACCAGCGATTATTAACCCGGCCCTTAAATTCCTCGGAGCCGTTACACCGCGCCACGAAGCCCACATCGTCACTGGGCTCCCGCTTTCGCGGGAGCGACGATACTTAAGGGCTGGATTCATAAAAAGCCTGGTGCTTATTCGACAATGCTATCGACCTTGCCGTTTTTAAATTTCACCACAAAGCGGTTGAATAGGTTGGACCAGTAGGTCCACTCGTCGCTATCCAGCGAAGGCGTCACATGCTGCGGCGGGTAGCCGATGGCGGCTAGTGCGGCTTTTTTGCTCATGCCTGTCTTCACCTGCCCCACCAAAATGCTCTCACGCTCAGCGGCAGTAAATTGGTTAAGGTCGACCTTACTGGTGCCGGCGATTTTACTGAAGGCGATGGGCATATCGTCCTTGGTAAATTTTTGCACGTTTTCGACTGTAATCAGTTGGCCGCTGGATTCTATCCTCAGCACCGCTTCGTCGGAATTCAGCTTCAGCAACGCGACCGGCGTATTGATCGGAATCAATTGGCCTTTACGATAATTGGTGGTGCGAAACTTGTTTTGTTCTTGGAACAGGCTGAACTGCGTGTAATAAACCTGAGCGGGCTGCACGGCCGCGGCCGCACCTTCGCCGGGTTTCAGCTCCTTCTTGCAACCTACCGCCAAAACAGCCAGGCATAGCCACATCAAAATGCAGTTTTTTCTGAACATAGTCAAAATCCCTCAAACAAAAGGTTAGGAACATGCTGACGCTGGGCAAAACAGCGACGCGACAGTACAACAGATAGAACAAGCCAGGAAAGTCCTGAACACAAGCGCCATAGCTAGCGTCTGTCTAGGGCGAATCGATTTTAATGCCGAGTTTTTCCAAAAACACCGCTGGCGAAGCGAAGCACATTTCGCGGCTTACCGCATCGACGGCCGCCTGGATGGTATGGCCCTTGGCTAAGACTTCGCCGGTTTCGGCATCGGCGACCAAATACTTGATCTTCATCCGGTATTCCCACTCGACCAGCTCCGCCGATACCCGAATCCGCTGCTCGAACTGCGCAGGACGCACGTAACGCAACTGCAAATCCACAATCGGCCAGACGTATCCGGTTTCTTTCATGGCCATGTAACCGTAGCCGATTTTGTCCAGCATCGCGCAACGGGCAATCTCGATATATTTGCAATAATGCCCGTGCCAAGCGATGTTTAGCAGATCAATGTCGTGAAACGGCACAGTTAATTCCACTTCGGCGCGCAACATATTTACTTGTCCTCGGCGGCTATTTGACCGCTGTCACCCGCGACCGGCTTGCGCCAATACGGGTAAAAATTAAACCATTGCAGTGGTGCGATGCGGCAATACGTTTCCAACCGTTCGGCATATTGTCTAGCCAGAGATTGCAGCATGTCTTGTCGTTTGGGTTCGGCTCGCGGGATGCGAATGCTGTCCGAGAACGGTTCAAGATGAATTTTGAAGCGTCCGTCTACCGGGAAGCAGAACAGGGTAAAAACCGGACAACGCAACAAGGAAGCCAACAGATACGGACCTTGCGGAAATTCGGCATTCTCCCCCAGAAAACTGGCCGACACGGTGCGACTGCCTTGCACAGGTACTCTGTCTCCCACCATCACCAGAAACTCGCCACGCTCGATCTTTTCCTGCAAGCTGATCGCAATCGCCGGACTTAGCTCCGTTACTTGAATCAACTGTATCGTGGCGCTGCCGCGACTGCCGAGCAGGCGGTTGAACTTCTCGGCATGTTTGGTATGCACTAAGATGTTGAGATGGATGTGGCCGCGCATCGTGGCGATGGCCTGACAGATTTCCAGATTGCCGATATGCCCGGACAGCAGCATGGCGCCGCGCTTTTGTTCGATCAAATCCAGCAACAGCTGGCGATTGGGAAAATCCACTTGTTCCGGCGTGATATTGCCGGTCCACACCACAATTTTGTCCAGCAAGGTTTCGCCGAAGCTTAAGAAATGCAGGTAACTTTGCCAGAGCCCGCCGCCTAAACCCAACTCCGGGTAAAACCGGGACAGATGCCGCAGATATTCCCTTGATGACTCGCGGGCAAGACGTCCGGCCAGAAAGTAATAACTCACCACCGGTCGCAAAAATAAACGAAACACCCAGCGGCCGAACAGCCGATATACCCATACCAAAGCCTGTATGCCCCACAACAGGCTGTTTTCCTCTACAGCGGCCCAATGCCGGGCGGCGGCGTTCACGGGTTTCATTGAAAATGCCTCAGCAACAATTTTGGCCAGCGTAACAACATGCCGAAAAACAAGCGGGCATGGGTCCGACTGATGAGCAGATTATCCTCCCAGGCGCGGAAATGCGATAAGCCGTCGAGCGGATAGCGAACCTGGGTGGGAATGGAGATGACTGCCGCGCCTTGCCAATAAAGCCGCACCAAAATCTCAGTATCAAAGCCCATGCGATTTTCCATCGCAAGGCTTTGAATCAACTTTGCACAAGACGCTAGAGGGTAAACCCGGTAGCCGCACATCGAGTCGGGGATGGCAAAAGATAAGGTGTTGATATGTACCCAAATATGGGTCAGGTAGCGAGCGTAGTAGCGCAGTTTAGGAATCGATGCGTCGAACAGGGCTCGGCCGATAACCACTGCTTCCGGCGCTAGTCTGGCGGCGCTTAGAAATTTATC of the Methylomonas sp. MK1 genome contains:
- a CDS encoding rhodanese-like domain-containing protein; this encodes MNKTYASAALALFLSGCAFQAPDYLQMVTAPELNQLMQRQDIFLVDVHTPEQRHIKGTDAFIPYNSVEKHLDKLPQDKTTPIYLYCEGGPMGNAAAKTLHELGYEHLSNLEGGSKAWAKAGFGFE
- a CDS encoding acyl-CoA thioesterase — encoded protein: MLRAEVELTVPFHDIDLLNIAWHGHYCKYIEIARCAMLDKIGYGYMAMKETGYVWPIVDLQLRYVRPAQFEQRIRVSAELVEWEYRMKIKYLVADAETGEVLAKGHTIQAAVDAVSREMCFASPAVFLEKLGIKIDSP
- a CDS encoding LpxL/LpxP family acyltransferase, which encodes MKPVNAAARHWAAVEENSLLWGIQALVWVYRLFGRWVFRLFLRPVVSYYFLAGRLARESSREYLRHLSRFYPELGLGGGLWQSYLHFLSFGETLLDKIVVWTGNITPEQVDFPNRQLLLDLIEQKRGAMLLSGHIGNLEICQAIATMRGHIHLNILVHTKHAEKFNRLLGSRGSATIQLIQVTELSPAIAISLQEKIERGEFLVMVGDRVPVQGSRTVSASFLGENAEFPQGPYLLASLLRCPVFTLFCFPVDGRFKIHLEPFSDSIRIPRAEPKRQDMLQSLARQYAERLETYCRIAPLQWFNFYPYWRKPVAGDSGQIAAEDK
- a CDS encoding glycosyltransferase family 2 protein, whose amino-acid sequence is MTTLFKPCILIPVYNHEKPLPGIIERLEAHELPCLLVDDGSDASCAQVIRGLVEQYDWVQSIRLEVNQGKGAAVKVGILAAQAQAYSHALQVDADGQHDLNDLDKFLSAARLAPEAVVIGRALFDASIPKLRYYARYLTHIWVHINTLSFAIPDSMCGYRVYPLASCAKLIQSLAMENRMGFDTEILVRLYWQGAAVISIPTQVRYPLDGLSHFRAWEDNLLISRTHARLFFGMLLRWPKLLLRHFQ